TCGGTAATACCACTAACCAGTTCTCGGGCTTCAGCCAGCAGTTTCTTAGGCTCCATCTGGCGCTCCTCTCTGGAACTTGTCAGCAATCGCGGCGATGGCGGTACAATACTTCGACGCCCACTCGATGTATGCGCTGATAAGGTCTTCCCGAGAGTGCTCTTTCGCCGCAGACTTGCTCTTCTCAACTAACTCCTCCAGGTATCTCGTTCTGCACTCAATCTTCACCGTTTCCGGCAGGAATCTCACTCTTCCCAACCTGCGATTTCTGCCACCGCCCAGCTTGAGGCTGAATGGCTTGACCACACCATTATGTCCCAGTCCCATCGCCAGAAGAATCAATCCAAGCTCCCACTTGGTTAGGTTTAGAAAGGTGGCGGTGCAAACAATACGAACATCCTTCGGTATTACTTCGACCTCTTCCATCTGACTACCTGGCGTGTGCTTCGGGTATTCAAAGTAGTAGAACTTCCGACCCCTACACTCCCTTTTCGGCCCCCTGCGTTGCACGATCCGTATCTTCTGGGTCGCCACCCCCTGCCCGAGTACCGAGTCCGCGAAGCAAAGGCGGCCCTGATGGTCGGTACTGCCGAAGATAGTGCAGGCCGGGCACCTTCTGCAATTGTCGGTCACGGCCCGACACGACGGCGATAACGCCTCGGCATAGGTGCGAATCGCACCCTTGAGTGAAGAGCCGGGGATGACTAGCCGGGAACCGCTAGCCAGGCGCGCAAACTGCAGACGCTGTACACCGTTGTCGCCGCCTTCGACCTCCACCTCGCCGGAACCGATGAGCAACGGCTGCTCGGTTATGAGCGTCGCCTCCAATCGTCCGGTCAGGCGCTTATCGTCAAATCTGTCCAGGTCAGAAACTTGATTCACAATAACGCACGGTATGGCCTCAACGCAGTAGTAGTCGTAGTCGGTAGTGCCGTCAGGGTAGGTTACCTTCTTGTCGTGATACACCATCACCCCTCCCCAGTCTTTGCTTCTTCCAGACGGACGAAACGCAGGAACCCGTCTTTCGAGCGCTTTGCCGCTATCTTAGTGTGCTTCAGCCTACCCGCCGCAGGAAACCGTACTGAGTCTGAAATGAGCGGCAAGTACACTTCCTGCGTTTCCTCG
This portion of the candidate division WOR-3 bacterium genome encodes:
- a CDS encoding RAMP superfamily CRISPR-associated protein — its product is MVYHDKKVTYPDGTTDYDYYCVEAIPCVIVNQVSDLDRFDDKRLTGRLEATLITEQPLLIGSGEVEVEGGDNGVQRLQFARLASGSRLVIPGSSLKGAIRTYAEALSPSCRAVTDNCRRCPACTIFGSTDHQGRLCFADSVLGQGVATQKIRIVQRRGPKRECRGRKFYYFEYPKHTPGSQMEEVEVIPKDVRIVCTATFLNLTKWELGLILLAMGLGHNGVVKPFSLKLGGGRNRRLGRVRFLPETVKIECRTRYLEELVEKSKSAAKEHSREDLISAYIEWASKYCTAIAAIADKFQRGAPDGA